The following DNA comes from Bradyrhizobium sp. SK17.
TTCGCGCTCGCGATCGTCGGCCGGGCGGCCATATGCCGACAGGTCCGAGCCGGCGAAATAGCCGCCGGCGCGCGAGAACAGCCCGAAATAATAGTTGCGGTTGACCCATTCGAAATCGAACAGCATCGCCAGCGCCTGCCGCACCCGGGGGTCGGCGAATTTCGGCCGGCGGCTGTTGAACACCAGGAATTCGGACGGCCGCGGCGTGCCGATCTTGATGGTGTCGCGGATCACGTCGCCGCTGCGCGCCGCCGGGAAGTCGTAGCCCTCGTGCCAGCGCAGCGGCTCGGTCTCGGTCCGGAAATCATACAGGCCGCGCTTGAAGGCCTCGAACATGCCGTTGGCCTCGCGGTAGTAATCGAGCCGGATCTCGTCGAAATTCCAGAGGCCGCGATTCACCGGCAGGTCGCGGCCCCAATAATCGGGATCGCGGGTGAAGGTCACGCTGGCGCCCGGCTTCACGGCCGTGACGCGGTAGGGGCCGGAGCCGATCGGCGGCGCCAGCGTCGTCTCCTCGAACTTGTCCGGGTCGATGGCGTGCCGCGGCAGGATCGGCATCAGGCCGAGGATCAGCGGCAATTCACGATCCGCCACGCCGCCGAAATCGAACCGCACCGTCAACGGGTCGAGCGCCTCGGCCTTTGCGACTTTCGAATAATACTGATGGTGCATCGGACGGCCGTGGTCGCGCAGCAAGGCCAGCGAGAACAGCACGTCGTCGGCCAGCACCTTCTGGCCATCCGAGAAGTGCGCGCGCGGATCGATGTGGAAGGTGACGTAGCTCCTGGCATCGTCGGTCTCGACGCTGCGCGCGAGCAGGCCGTACAGGGTGAACGGCTCGTCATTGCCGCGCGCCATCAGGCTCTCATAGACATAGCCGCGCTCATAGCCATAGCCGCGGACCTGCTGCACCGGAACGCCCCTGATGATCATGGGATTGAGGCTGTCGAAGGTGCCGATCACGCCCTGGACCAGCCGGCCACCCTTGGGGGCGTCGGGGTTGGCATAGGGCATGTGGGTGAAGTCGGCCGGCAGCGCCGGCGCGCCGTGCATCGCGATCGCGTGGCTCTCGCCGGCCGCGGCAAGCCCACAGGTCAGGAACGCCAGCACAAATGCTAAGGCGAGCCAGACGGCGGCCAATGCGGCGCGGCCAACGCGCCCGGGAACGCATGTGCGAGGCGCCGGATTTGATTCGCGAAACGTCACACCGGGAGGTTTATCACAGGCTGCTGAAACCCGCCGTCCAGCGTGGCCAAATACTCTTGTCGGCATTGATCTTTCCGCGCGCCGCTGTATTGAAGGCGTGCAATTCGAAGGCGGGAACGCCTGTCACGTATCCGCCTCAATTGACTAGGAGACAGCCGCCCAAACGGCTATGTGTCGGCGCCTGCAGCGGTTTCGGGCGCTGCCGTTCAGAAAGGGTTTTCCGCAATGAATTTCCGTATCTTGGCCGCCCCGGTCCGGCCGCATGGGCGGGTTGTCGCCC
Coding sequences within:
- a CDS encoding extracellular solute-binding protein, whose product is MHGAPALPADFTHMPYANPDAPKGGRLVQGVIGTFDSLNPMIIRGVPVQQVRGYGYERGYVYESLMARGNDEPFTLYGLLARSVETDDARSYVTFHIDPRAHFSDGQKVLADDVLFSLALLRDHGRPMHHQYYSKVAKAEALDPLTVRFDFGGVADRELPLILGLMPILPRHAIDPDKFEETTLAPPIGSGPYRVTAVKPGASVTFTRDPDYWGRDLPVNRGLWNFDEIRLDYYREANGMFEAFKRGLYDFRTETEPLRWHEGYDFPAARSGDVIRDTIKIGTPRPSEFLVFNSRRPKFADPRVRQALAMLFDFEWVNRNYYFGLFSRAGGYFAGSDLSAYGRPADDRERELLKPYLAHIPPDILEGKYHLPVSDGSGRDRTILRNALALLSEAGYALDGTVLKQQSTGTPLRIEILVTTREHERLALAYQRDLKRAGIEGTVRVVDAVQFEQRRLAYDFDMIPVRWDQSLSPGNEQWFYWSSQAADTPGTRNYMGARDPAIDAMIAALLAARERPAFVSAVRALDRALMSGFYAIPLFNLGEQWIARWNRIERPSTTALTGYLPETWWQKPGARSK